The proteins below are encoded in one region of Scleropages formosus chromosome 19, fSclFor1.1, whole genome shotgun sequence:
- the LOC108927712 gene encoding programmed cell death protein 6-like produces the protein MAYNSPYRGAPFGSAPPDQAFLWSIFQRVDKDRSGSISDTELQQALSNGTWTPFNPVTVRSIISMFDRDNKGGVNFNEFAGVWKYITDWQNIFRTYDRDNSGFIDRNELKQALTGFGYRLSDQFYGTLIDKFDRQRKGQVAFDDFIQCCIVLQRLTDVFRRYDTDQDGWIQVSYEQYLSMVFSVV, from the exons ATGGCGTATAACAGCCCGTACCGAGGGGCCCCGTTCGGCAGCGCGCCGCCCGACCAGGCCTTCCTGTGGAGCATCTTCCAGAG AGTGGACAAGGACAGAAGTGGCTCGATATCAGACACGGAGCTCCAGCAGGCCTTATCGAATG GTACATGGACACCTTTTAACCCAGTAACCGTGCGATCAATTATAT CTATGTTTGACCGGGACAACAAAGGAGGAGTGAATTTCAATGAGTTTGCAGGAGTCTGGAAATACATCACAGACTGGCAGAACATCTTCCGCACATATGACCGGGACAACTCTGGCTTCATCGACAGGAACGAGCTCAAGCAAGCGCTCACGGGCTTCG GTTACCGGCTTTCTGATCAGTTCTACGGCACTCTGATCGACAAGTTTGATAGGCAGAGAAAGGGACAAGTTGCCTTTGACGACTTCATCCAGTGCTGCATAGTACTACAG AGACTGACGGACGTGTTTCGAAGGTACGACACTGACCAGGACGGCTGGATCCAAGTGTCGTACGAACAGTACCTCTCCATGGTCTTCAGTGTCGTATAG